In one Poecilia reticulata strain Guanapo linkage group LG8, Guppy_female_1.0+MT, whole genome shotgun sequence genomic region, the following are encoded:
- the dhps gene encoding deoxyhypusine synthase: MADHAPSIAMEAVLKPSAELPEDMPKIRGYDFNQGVDLKALLKTYLTTGFQASSLGLAIQEINRMIEKRLEPVEVDGENESEVSCESSRKPGCTIFLGYTSNLISSGVRESIRYLAEHKMVDVIVTTAGGIEEDFIKCLAHTYLGDFSLSGKELRLRGINRIGNLLVPNDNYCKFEDWLMPILDQMLLEQNTEGIRWTPSKMIHRLGKEINNTDSVYYWAYKNNIPVFSPALTDGSLGDMIYFHSFKNPGLVLDIVEDIRKLNGMAVFAKKTGMIILGGGLVKHHIANANLMRNGADYAVYVNTGQEFDGSDSGARPDEAISWGKIRTDAKPVKVYADATLVFPLIVAETFALHADKLTAGQKAD, from the exons ATGGCGGACCATGCCCCTTCTATTGCCATGGAGGCAGTTCTGAAGCCTAGTGCTGAACTCCCGGAAGATATGCCAAAAATCCGAGGCTACGACTTCAACCAGGGGGTTGATCTCAAGGCGTTGCTGAAGACCTACCTGACCACAGGCTTTCAGGCCAGTAGCTTGGGTCTGGCCATCCAGGAGATCAACCGGATG ATTGAGAAACGCCTGGAACCGGTCGAAGTAGACGGAGAAAATGAGTCTGAAGTGTCCTGCGAATCCTCCCGCAAGCCCGGCTGCACCATCTTTCTGGGATACACCTCCAACCTCATTAGCTCTGGAGTGAGAGAGAGCATCCGCTACCTGGCAGAGCATAAAATG GTGGATGTGATCGTCACCACAGCTGGAGGCATTGAGGAGGATTTCATTAAGTGCCTGGCTCACACTTACTTGGGAGACTTCAGTCTGTCGGGCAAAGAGCTGCGTCTGAGAGGCATCAACAG GATAGGAAACCTTCTGGTGCCCAACGATAACTACTGTAAGTTTGAAGACTGGCTGATGCCCATTCTGGATCAAATGTTACTGGAGCAAAACACAGAG ggAATCCGGTGGACTCCCTCTAAAATGATCCATCGGCTCGGCAAGGAGATAAACAACACTGACTCTGTCTACTACTGGGCGTACAAG aaTAACATCCCAGTGTTCAGTCCTGCACTCACCGACGGTTCTCTGGGCGACATGATCTACTTCCACTCGTTTAAGAACCCCGGCTTGGTTTTGGACATCGTAGAAG ATATTCGAAAGCTGAATGGCATGGCGGTTTTTGCCAAGAAAACGGGAATGATCATCCTGGGAGGAGGGTTGGTGAAACATCATATAGCCAATGCTAACCTCATG AGAAACGGCGCCGACTACGCTGTGTATGTGAACACGGGTCAGGAATTTGACGGTTCGGACTCTGGGGCCCGACCCGACGAGGCCATATCCTGGGGAAAGATCAGGACGGACGCCAAACCTGTTAAG GTGTATGCAGACGCCACTTTGGTTTTCCCTCTAATCGTGGCCGAGACCTTCGCTCTACATGCCGACAAGCTGACAGCGGGACAGAAAGCAGATTAA